The Streptomyces sp. NBC_01197 genome window below encodes:
- a CDS encoding helix-turn-helix transcriptional regulator: protein MGSLKYAELGAFLRSRRERIRPEDVGLVAGPRRRVPGLRRDEVAQLAGASVDYYNEIERGAGSQPSEQMLAAISRALRLTHDERDYCYRLAGRPVPAGHGPASHVHPGMMDLLTRLTSVPGQVITDLHVTLVQNPLAVALLGDQSGFRGKSASFVYRWFTDADARRIYPEEDHETQSRTFVADLRAAAARRDAKDPGARTLIADLVSRSPEFAELWAEHDVAFRRSDRKRINHSAFGLLDVNCLNLFSEDGRQRLLWFTPALGTDSAGKLDLLAVVGTQGFIGGGFPGLP, encoded by the coding sequence ATGGGTTCTCTGAAATACGCGGAGCTCGGCGCGTTTCTCCGCTCCCGGCGTGAGCGGATCCGTCCCGAGGACGTGGGCCTCGTGGCCGGGCCGCGACGGCGCGTGCCGGGGTTGCGCCGGGACGAGGTGGCTCAGCTCGCGGGCGCATCGGTCGACTACTACAACGAGATCGAACGGGGCGCGGGGTCGCAGCCCTCGGAGCAGATGCTCGCCGCGATCTCCAGGGCGCTCCGGCTGACCCACGACGAGCGCGACTACTGCTACCGCCTCGCCGGCCGCCCGGTCCCGGCCGGGCACGGGCCGGCATCGCACGTCCATCCCGGCATGATGGACCTGCTCACCCGGTTGACCTCGGTCCCGGGGCAGGTCATCACCGATCTGCACGTCACTCTCGTGCAGAATCCCCTCGCTGTCGCGCTGCTCGGTGACCAGTCAGGGTTCCGGGGAAAGAGCGCGAGCTTCGTCTACCGCTGGTTCACGGACGCCGACGCGCGCCGGATCTATCCCGAGGAGGATCACGAGACGCAGTCCCGCACGTTCGTAGCCGATCTGCGTGCTGCCGCGGCGCGCCGTGACGCGAAGGACCCTGGGGCCCGGACCTTGATCGCGGACCTCGTCTCCCGCTCGCCCGAGTTCGCCGAGCTCTGGGCCGAGCATGACGTCGCCTTCCGCCGGTCCGACCGTAAGCGCATCAACCATTCCGCGTTCGGCCTGCTCGACGTCAACTGCCTCAACCTGTTCAGCGAGGACGGCCGGCAACGTCTGCTCTGGTTCACTCCCGCCCTCGGCACGGACAGCGCCGGCAAGCTGGACCTCCTCGCCGTCGTCGGGACGCAGGGGTTCATTGGAGGCGGCTTCCCCGGCCTGCCGTGA
- a CDS encoding thioredoxin domain-containing protein, with product MNRLAGVTSPYLLQHADNPVDWWPWTPEAFEEARRRDVPVFLSVGYSACHWCHVMAHESFEDGETAAYLNEHFVSVKVDREERPDVDAVYMEAVQAATGQGGWPMSVFMTPDGEPFYFGTYFPPESRHGMPSFRQVLEGVTAAWTDRRGEVNGVAAKVVEDLAGRSLTQTAGGPPGADDLARALLALTREYDAGNAGFGGAPKFPPSMAVEFLLRHHARTGSDGALQMAADTCEAMARGGMYDQLGGGFARYSVDREWKVPHFEKMLYDNALLCRVYAHLWRTTGSDLARRVALETADFIANELRTPEGGFASALDADSEDADGRHVEGAYYVWTPAQLREALGEQDGERAAVLYGVTDEGTFEEGASVLQLPGDDVPAELRERLLAARSLRPRPGRDDKVVAAWNGLAVAALAETGAYFDRPDLVERATEAADLLVRLHMGVGARLSRTSRDGRAGANSGVLEDYADVAEGFLALAGVTGEGVWLEFAGFLLDLVLDQFTGAEGTLYDTAHDAEPLIRRPQDPTDSATPSGWTAAAGALLSYAAHTGSEAHRTAAERALGVVKALGPRAPRFIGWGLAVAEAALDGPREVAVVGPAGDAGTSALHRTALLATAPGAVVAAGESGSDEFPLLVDRPLIDGRAAAYVCRNFTCSAPTPDPAVLAGQLGGQQQGA from the coding sequence ATGAACCGGCTGGCTGGTGTGACCTCGCCTTATCTGCTTCAGCATGCTGACAATCCGGTCGACTGGTGGCCCTGGACGCCGGAGGCCTTCGAGGAGGCCCGGCGGCGGGATGTCCCCGTCTTCCTGAGTGTGGGGTACAGCGCCTGCCACTGGTGTCACGTCATGGCGCACGAGTCCTTCGAGGACGGTGAGACCGCCGCGTACCTGAACGAGCACTTCGTGTCCGTCAAGGTGGACCGCGAGGAGCGGCCCGATGTGGACGCCGTCTACATGGAGGCCGTCCAGGCCGCCACCGGGCAGGGTGGCTGGCCCATGTCCGTGTTCATGACGCCGGACGGGGAGCCCTTCTACTTCGGTACCTACTTCCCGCCCGAGTCCCGCCATGGAATGCCGTCCTTCCGGCAGGTGCTCGAAGGCGTCACAGCTGCCTGGACCGACCGGCGCGGCGAGGTGAACGGGGTCGCCGCCAAGGTGGTGGAGGATCTGGCGGGCCGCTCCCTCACTCAGACGGCGGGCGGCCCGCCCGGCGCGGACGACCTCGCGCGGGCGCTGCTCGCGCTGACCCGCGAATACGACGCCGGCAACGCCGGGTTCGGCGGCGCGCCCAAGTTCCCGCCGTCCATGGCCGTCGAGTTCCTGCTGCGCCACCACGCACGTACCGGTTCCGACGGCGCCCTCCAGATGGCCGCCGACACCTGCGAAGCCATGGCACGCGGCGGGATGTACGACCAACTCGGCGGCGGGTTCGCGCGGTACTCCGTGGACCGGGAGTGGAAAGTGCCCCATTTCGAAAAAATGCTCTATGACAATGCCCTGCTCTGCCGCGTGTACGCACACCTCTGGCGGACCACCGGATCGGATCTGGCACGCCGAGTGGCCCTGGAGACCGCCGACTTCATCGCCAACGAACTGCGTACCCCTGAGGGCGGGTTCGCCTCCGCGCTGGACGCCGACAGTGAGGACGCGGACGGCCGGCATGTCGAGGGTGCCTACTACGTCTGGACACCGGCCCAGCTGCGTGAGGCGCTGGGCGAGCAGGACGGTGAGCGGGCCGCGGTGCTGTACGGGGTCACCGATGAGGGGACGTTCGAGGAGGGTGCGTCCGTCCTCCAGCTGCCGGGCGACGACGTCCCCGCCGAGCTGCGCGAACGGCTGCTCGCCGCGCGGAGTCTGCGCCCCCGGCCCGGCCGGGACGACAAGGTCGTCGCGGCGTGGAACGGCCTGGCCGTCGCGGCCCTCGCCGAGACCGGCGCCTACTTCGACCGTCCCGACCTGGTCGAGCGCGCCACCGAGGCCGCCGATCTGCTGGTGCGGCTGCACATGGGCGTCGGCGCCCGGCTCTCCCGTACGTCCAGGGACGGCCGGGCCGGTGCCAACTCCGGTGTCCTGGAGGACTACGCCGATGTCGCCGAGGGGTTCCTCGCGCTGGCCGGGGTCACCGGGGAAGGGGTCTGGCTGGAGTTCGCGGGATTCCTGCTCGATCTCGTACTCGACCAGTTCACCGGTGCGGAAGGCACCCTCTACGACACCGCGCACGACGCCGAGCCGCTGATCCGCCGCCCCCAGGACCCGACCGACAGTGCGACCCCGTCGGGCTGGACCGCCGCCGCCGGAGCACTGCTCTCGTACGCCGCGCACACCGGCTCCGAGGCCCATCGCACCGCCGCCGAACGGGCGCTCGGTGTGGTGAAGGCGCTCGGCCCGCGGGCGCCGCGCTTCATCGGCTGGGGGCTGGCGGTGGCGGAAGCCGCCCTCGACGGGCCGCGCGAGGTGGCGGTCGTGGGGCCCGCCGGTGACGCCGGTACGTCGGCCCTGCACCGCACCGCCCTGCTGGCCACCGCCCCGGGCGCGGTGGTCGCCGCGGGGGAGAGCGGCAGCGACGAGTTCCCGCTCCTCGTGGACCGGCCGCTGATCGACGGGCGCGCCGCCGCGTACGTCTGCCGGAACTTCACCTGCAGCGCGCCGACGCCCGATCCGGCCGTGCTGGCCGGGCAGTTGGGCGGGCAGCAACAGGGCGCGTAG
- the trhA gene encoding PAQR family membrane homeostasis protein TrhA, whose protein sequence is MTPAAPEASALTPESLQPVKPLLRGWLHAGMFPAVIVAGLVLVALADSTRARVACAIYILTACMLFGVSAVYHRGTWGRTGEAILRRLDHANIFLIIAGTYTPLTLLLLPGSTAAPLLWAVWGAALAGIAFRVFWVGAPRWLYTPCYIAMGWAAVFFLPDFMRAGGVAVLVCVIVGGLLYSAGGVIYALKRPDPSPRWFGFHEVFHSLTLAAFITQYVAISLVAY, encoded by the coding sequence ATGACTCCCGCCGCCCCAGAAGCGTCCGCGCTCACCCCGGAGAGCCTCCAGCCGGTGAAACCGCTGCTGCGCGGCTGGCTCCATGCCGGGATGTTCCCTGCGGTGATCGTCGCGGGGCTCGTGCTCGTGGCCCTCGCCGACTCCACCCGCGCCCGCGTCGCCTGCGCGATCTACATCCTCACCGCCTGCATGCTCTTCGGGGTGAGCGCCGTGTACCACCGCGGCACCTGGGGCCGCACCGGCGAGGCCATCCTGCGCAGGCTCGACCACGCGAACATCTTCCTGATCATCGCGGGCACCTACACACCGCTGACGCTGCTCCTGCTGCCCGGGTCGACGGCCGCGCCGCTGCTCTGGGCGGTCTGGGGCGCGGCGCTCGCCGGAATAGCGTTCCGGGTCTTCTGGGTCGGTGCGCCGCGCTGGCTGTACACGCCCTGCTACATCGCGATGGGGTGGGCCGCGGTCTTCTTCCTGCCCGACTTCATGCGGGCGGGCGGGGTGGCCGTCCTCGTCTGCGTCATCGTCGGCGGGCTGCTCTACAGCGCGGGCGGCGTGATCTACGCGCTCAAGCGCCCGGACCCGTCACCGCGCTGGTTCGGTTTCCACGAGGTGTTCCACTCGCTGACGCTGGCCGCGTTCATCACGCAGTACGTGGCGATCTCGCTGGTCGCCTACTGA